One genomic window of Pseudomonas aeruginosa includes the following:
- the oprF gene encoding outer membrane porin OprF, with protein MKLKNTLGVVIGSLVAASAMNAFAQGQNSVEIEAFGKRYFTDSVRNMKNADLYGGSIGYFLTDDVELALSYGEYHDVRGTYETGNKKVHGNLTSLDAIYHFGTPGVGLRPYVSAGLAHQNITNINSDSQGRQQMTMANIGAGLKYYFTENFFAKASLDGQYGLEKRDNGHQGEWMAGLGVGFNFGGSKAAPAPEPVADVCSDSDNDGVCDNVDKCPDTPANVTVDANGCPAVAEVVRVQLDVKFDFDKSKVKENSYADIKNLADFMKQYPSTSTTVEGHTDSVGTDAYNQKLSERRANAVRDVLVNEYGVEGGRVNAVGYGESRPVADNATAEGRAINRRVEAEVEAEAK; from the coding sequence ATGAAACTGAAGAACACCTTAGGCGTTGTCATCGGCTCGCTGGTTGCCGCTTCGGCAATGAACGCCTTTGCCCAGGGCCAGAACTCGGTAGAGATCGAAGCCTTCGGCAAGCGCTACTTCACCGACAGCGTTCGCAACATGAAGAACGCGGACCTGTACGGCGGCTCGATCGGTTACTTCCTGACCGACGACGTCGAGCTGGCGCTGTCCTACGGTGAGTACCATGACGTTCGTGGCACCTACGAAACCGGCAACAAGAAGGTCCACGGCAACCTGACCTCTCTGGACGCCATCTACCACTTCGGTACCCCGGGCGTAGGTCTGCGTCCGTACGTGTCGGCTGGTCTGGCTCACCAGAACATCACCAACATCAACAGCGACAGCCAAGGCCGTCAGCAGATGACCATGGCCAACATCGGCGCTGGTCTGAAGTACTACTTCACCGAGAACTTCTTCGCCAAGGCCAGCCTCGACGGCCAGTATGGTCTGGAGAAGCGTGACAACGGTCACCAGGGCGAGTGGATGGCTGGCCTGGGCGTCGGCTTCAACTTCGGTGGTTCGAAAGCCGCTCCGGCTCCGGAACCGGTTGCCGACGTTTGCTCCGACTCCGACAACGACGGCGTTTGCGACAACGTCGACAAGTGCCCGGATACCCCGGCCAACGTCACCGTTGACGCCAACGGCTGCCCGGCTGTCGCCGAAGTCGTACGCGTACAGCTGGACGTGAAGTTCGACTTCGACAAGTCCAAGGTCAAAGAGAACAGCTACGCTGACATCAAGAACCTGGCTGACTTCATGAAGCAGTACCCGTCCACTTCCACCACCGTTGAAGGGCACACCGACTCCGTCGGCACCGACGCTTACAACCAGAAGCTGTCCGAGCGTCGTGCCAACGCCGTTCGTGACGTACTGGTCAACGAGTACGGTGTAGAAGGTGGTCGCGTGAACGCTGTTGGTTACGGCGAGTCCCGCCCGGTTGCCGACAACGCCACCGCTGAAGGCCGCGCTATCAACCGTCGCGTTGAAGCCGAAGTAGAAGCTGAAGCCAAGTAA
- a CDS encoding mechanosensitive ion channel family protein, whose amino-acid sequence MQFDIWTQSLLTAMNTLWGKLAGFIPNLLGALVVVLLGFVIAKLLDALLSKLLAKLGLDRLMGGTGLTKLLARVGIQVPVSTLVGKIVYWFVLLVFLVSAAESLGLQRVSATLDVLALYLPKVFGAALVLIVGVLLAQLVNSVVRGAADGVGLEYANGLGRIAQWLVIIISISVAVGQLEVKTDLLNYIIAIVLITVGLAAALALGLGSREVAGQIIAGIYVRELYQVGQQVKVGDVEGTIEEIGTVKTILLTEEGELVSLANRLLLDQRVTSR is encoded by the coding sequence ATGCAATTCGATATCTGGACCCAGAGCTTGCTGACCGCGATGAACACCCTGTGGGGCAAGCTGGCAGGCTTCATTCCCAACCTGCTCGGCGCCCTGGTGGTCGTTCTGCTCGGCTTCGTCATCGCCAAGCTGCTCGATGCGCTGCTTTCCAAGCTGCTGGCCAAGCTGGGCCTGGACCGGCTGATGGGTGGCACCGGCCTGACCAAGCTGCTGGCCCGGGTCGGCATCCAGGTTCCGGTCTCGACGCTGGTCGGCAAGATCGTCTACTGGTTCGTGCTGCTCGTCTTCCTCGTATCCGCCGCCGAGTCGCTCGGCCTGCAGCGGGTATCCGCCACGCTGGACGTCCTCGCCCTGTACCTGCCCAAGGTGTTCGGCGCGGCCCTGGTGCTGATCGTCGGCGTGCTCCTGGCGCAACTGGTGAACAGCGTCGTGCGCGGCGCGGCGGACGGCGTCGGCCTCGAATACGCGAACGGCCTGGGGCGGATCGCCCAGTGGCTGGTCATCATCATCAGCATCTCGGTGGCGGTGGGGCAGCTCGAGGTCAAGACCGACCTGCTCAACTACATCATCGCCATCGTCCTGATCACCGTCGGCCTGGCCGCTGCGCTGGCCCTGGGCCTGGGCAGCCGCGAGGTCGCCGGGCAGATCATTGCAGGAATCTACGTCCGCGAGCTGTATCAGGTCGGACAACAGGTGAAAGTGGGTGACGTTGAAGGCACTATTGAAGAGATAGGTACGGTCAAGACCATCCTGCTGACGGAAGAGGGAGAGCTTGTGTCGCTGGCCAACCGTCTACTGCTCGATCAGCGAGTTACCAGCCGCTGA
- the rraA gene encoding ribonuclease E activity regulator RraA, with product MHYVTPDLCDAYPELVQVVEPMFSNFGGRDSFGGEIVTIKCFEDNSLVKEQVDKDGKGKVLVVDGGGSLRRALLGDMLAEKAAKNGWEGIVVYGCIRDVDVIAQTDLGVQALASHPLKTDKRGIGDLNVAVTFGGVTFRPGEFVYADNNGIIVSPQALKMPE from the coding sequence ATGCATTACGTCACTCCCGATCTGTGCGATGCCTATCCTGAGCTGGTCCAGGTCGTCGAACCCATGTTCAGCAACTTCGGCGGCCGCGACTCCTTCGGCGGCGAGATCGTCACCATCAAGTGCTTCGAAGACAACTCGTTGGTCAAGGAGCAGGTCGACAAGGACGGCAAGGGCAAGGTCCTGGTCGTCGATGGCGGTGGTTCGCTGCGCCGCGCCCTGCTGGGCGACATGCTGGCCGAGAAAGCGGCGAAGAACGGCTGGGAAGGGATCGTCGTATATGGCTGCATCCGTGACGTCGACGTGATCGCCCAGACCGACCTTGGCGTCCAGGCCCTGGCCAGTCATCCGCTGAAGACCGACAAGCGCGGCATCGGCGATCTGAACGTCGCCGTGACCTTCGGCGGCGTCACCTTCCGCCCCGGCGAGTTCGTGTATGCCGACAACAACGGCATCATCGTTTCTCCGCAGGCCTTGAAGATGCCCGAATAG
- the sigX gene encoding RNA polymerase sigma factor SigX — MNKPHPLSQRYDPRQLSDEELVERAHSELFHVTRAYEELMRRYQRTLFNVCARYLGNDRDADDVCQEVMLKVLYGLKNFEGKSKFKTWLYSITYNECITQYRKERRKRRLMDALSLDPLEEASEEKSPKVEERGGLDRWLVHVNPIDREILVLRFVAELEFQEIADIMHMGLSATKMRYKRALDRLREKFSDATET, encoded by the coding sequence TTGAATAAGCCTCACCCCCTGTCACAGCGGTATGACCCCCGCCAGCTTTCCGATGAAGAGCTGGTCGAGCGTGCGCACTCGGAGCTGTTCCACGTGACGCGCGCCTATGAAGAATTGATGCGGCGTTACCAGCGCACGCTGTTCAACGTCTGTGCCCGCTACCTGGGCAACGACCGCGACGCGGACGACGTGTGCCAGGAGGTGATGCTGAAAGTTTTGTACGGGTTGAAGAACTTTGAGGGCAAGTCGAAGTTCAAAACATGGCTATATAGCATCACGTACAACGAGTGCATCACGCAGTACCGCAAGGAGCGCCGCAAGCGCCGATTGATGGATGCGCTCAGCCTCGACCCGCTGGAGGAGGCTTCCGAGGAGAAGTCGCCGAAGGTTGAGGAGCGGGGCGGATTGGATCGTTGGCTCGTCCATGTCAATCCGATAGATCGGGAGATTCTGGTTCTTCGCTTCGTCGCGGAACTGGAGTTTCAGGAGATAGCGGATATCATGCACATGGGTCTGAGTGCGACGAAAATGCGCTACAAGCGGGCACTGGACCGCCTGCGCGAAAAGTTTTCAGATGCGACCGAAACATAG
- the cobA gene encoding uroporphyrinogen-III C-methyltransferase: MSGKVWLVGAGPGDPELLTLKAVRALQDADVVMVDDLVNPSILEHCPSARLVRVGKRGGCRSTPQDFIQRLMLRHARQGRSVVRLKGGDPCIFGRAGEEAEWLARHGIDSEIVNGITAGLAGATACGIPLTYRGISRGVTLVTAHTQDDSPLAWEALARSGTTLVVYMGVARLAEIQAGLLAGGMAEDTPLAMIENATLGNQRECRSNLGELLRDAGRFALKSPAILVIGEVTRDIVSQPISLSA; this comes from the coding sequence ATGAGCGGTAAGGTCTGGCTGGTGGGTGCGGGTCCCGGCGATCCGGAACTGTTGACCCTGAAGGCAGTTCGCGCCCTGCAGGACGCGGATGTGGTGATGGTCGACGATCTGGTCAACCCGAGCATACTGGAGCACTGTCCGTCCGCCCGGCTGGTCCGGGTCGGCAAACGCGGCGGCTGCCGCTCCACACCGCAGGACTTCATCCAGCGCCTGATGCTGCGGCATGCCCGCCAGGGACGCAGCGTGGTGCGCCTGAAAGGCGGCGATCCATGCATCTTCGGCCGCGCCGGCGAAGAAGCCGAATGGCTGGCCCGGCACGGGATAGACAGCGAGATAGTGAACGGCATCACCGCCGGGCTGGCTGGCGCCACTGCCTGCGGCATACCGCTGACCTACCGCGGCATCAGCCGCGGCGTGACCCTGGTGACCGCGCATACCCAGGACGACAGCCCGCTGGCCTGGGAAGCCCTGGCACGCAGCGGTACCACGCTGGTGGTCTACATGGGCGTCGCCCGTCTCGCAGAGATCCAGGCCGGGCTGCTGGCTGGAGGTATGGCCGAGGATACGCCGCTGGCGATGATCGAGAACGCCACCCTGGGCAACCAGCGCGAATGCCGCAGCAACCTCGGCGAGCTACTGCGGGACGCCGGACGTTTCGCCTTGAAAAGCCCGGCGATCCTGGTGATCGGCGAAGTAACCCGCGACATCGTGTCGCAACCGATTTCCCTGAGCGCCTGA
- a CDS encoding alpha/beta fold hydrolase, with protein MQSSSRLFPVALVSAELRADLTEDIYRLKPGNSPDASVELVVTRLGQQAAGERRGPPVILLHGSFSNRRFWYSPRALGLGPYLARAGFDVWLPEMRGHGLSIRNDGYRDNRVADYARYDLPALASFIHEQCGQPAHWIGHSLGGVVLAAGLGGGYLDQARIASVALFGSQVSTAHWLFRLPMAGILARLLLRRVDALSGSRWRQGPEDEPVGLALEVLRWHGLFGRFGEPGNDWWKGLAAVDVPLLAVAGAGDRQDPSWACRKLFEQFASSEREYLLLGREAGYAEDYGHIEMLIGKAAQLEVWPLVERWLRQRSPAGDESAWSEALDVSEAGISG; from the coding sequence ATGCAAAGCAGTAGTCGCCTCTTTCCTGTCGCCCTGGTCAGCGCCGAGTTGCGCGCCGACCTTACCGAAGACATCTATCGCCTGAAGCCCGGCAACAGCCCCGATGCCAGCGTCGAGCTGGTCGTAACCCGGCTTGGACAGCAGGCCGCCGGCGAGCGGCGCGGACCGCCTGTGATCCTCCTGCACGGGAGTTTTTCCAACCGCCGCTTCTGGTACTCGCCGCGTGCGCTCGGACTAGGTCCTTACCTGGCGCGGGCGGGGTTCGATGTCTGGCTGCCGGAAATGCGCGGCCATGGCCTGTCGATTCGCAACGATGGTTACCGGGACAACCGGGTCGCCGACTACGCGCGCTACGACCTGCCGGCGCTGGCCTCCTTCATCCACGAGCAGTGCGGGCAGCCGGCGCACTGGATTGGCCACTCCCTCGGTGGGGTGGTGCTGGCGGCGGGACTGGGCGGGGGTTACCTGGATCAGGCGCGGATCGCTTCCGTGGCGTTGTTCGGTAGCCAGGTCAGCACCGCGCACTGGCTGTTCAGGTTGCCCATGGCAGGCATCCTCGCGCGCCTGCTGCTGCGCCGCGTCGATGCGCTGTCCGGAAGCCGTTGGCGGCAGGGGCCGGAAGACGAGCCGGTCGGCCTGGCGCTGGAGGTCCTGCGTTGGCATGGGCTGTTCGGCCGCTTCGGCGAGCCGGGCAACGACTGGTGGAAGGGGCTCGCCGCAGTCGACGTACCGCTATTGGCGGTCGCCGGGGCTGGGGACCGGCAGGACCCGTCCTGGGCCTGTCGCAAGTTGTTCGAGCAGTTCGCCTCGTCCGAGCGCGAATACCTGTTGCTCGGACGCGAGGCTGGCTACGCCGAGGACTACGGGCATATCGAGATGCTGATCGGCAAGGCGGCCCAGCTAGAGGTCTGGCCCTTGGTGGAGCGCTGGCTGCGCCAGCGATCGCCGGCGGGCGACGAATCCGCGTGGAGCGAGGCGCTAGACGTATCGGAAGCCGGAATCAGCGGCTAA
- a CDS encoding zinc transporter ZntB has product MQAYESGDERGLIYGYVLNGRGGGRRVGRNQIAVLDLLPEESLWLHWDRGVPEAQAWLRDSAGLSEFACDLLLEEATRPRLLDLGAESLLVFLRGVNLNPGAEPEDMVSLRVFADARRVISLRLRPLKAVADLLEDLEAGKGPKTASEVVYYLAHYLTDRVDTLISGIADQLDAVEELVEADERASPDQHQLRTLRRRSAGLRRYLAPQRDIYSQLARYKLSWFVEDDADYWNELNNRLTRNLEELELIRERISVLQEAESRRITERMNRTMYLLGIITGFFLPMSFVTGLLGINVGGIPGADAPHGFWLACLLIGGVATFQWWVFRRLRWL; this is encoded by the coding sequence ATGCAAGCGTACGAGTCGGGTGACGAGCGCGGCCTGATCTATGGCTACGTCCTCAACGGGCGCGGCGGCGGACGCCGTGTCGGACGCAACCAGATAGCGGTGCTCGACCTGCTGCCGGAGGAAAGTCTTTGGCTGCACTGGGACCGCGGCGTACCGGAGGCACAGGCCTGGCTGCGGGATTCCGCGGGGCTCAGCGAGTTCGCCTGCGATCTGCTGCTGGAGGAGGCGACCCGCCCCCGTTTGCTCGATCTCGGGGCCGAAAGCCTGCTGGTGTTCCTCCGTGGAGTGAACCTGAATCCGGGCGCGGAGCCGGAAGACATGGTTTCGCTGCGGGTATTCGCCGACGCGCGCCGGGTGATCTCGCTGCGCCTGCGGCCGCTGAAGGCGGTGGCCGATCTGCTCGAGGACCTGGAGGCGGGGAAAGGGCCGAAGACAGCATCCGAGGTCGTGTACTACCTCGCGCACTACCTGACCGATCGCGTCGACACGCTGATCAGCGGGATAGCCGACCAGCTCGATGCTGTCGAGGAGCTGGTCGAGGCGGACGAGCGTGCCAGTCCCGACCAGCACCAGTTGCGTACCCTGCGCCGCCGGTCGGCGGGGTTGCGGCGCTACCTGGCGCCGCAGCGGGACATCTACTCGCAACTGGCGCGCTACAAGCTGTCCTGGTTCGTCGAGGACGACGCCGATTACTGGAACGAGCTGAACAACCGGCTGACGCGGAATCTCGAAGAACTCGAGTTGATACGGGAGCGCATCAGCGTCCTGCAGGAAGCCGAGTCGCGGCGAATCACCGAACGGATGAACCGCACCATGTATCTCCTTGGTATAATCACCGGCTTTTTCCTGCCGATGAGCTTCGTCACCGGCCTGCTGGGAATCAATGTCGGCGGCATTCCGGGGGCGGATGCACCGCATGGGTTCTGGCTGGCCTGCCTGCTGATCGGCGGGGTCGCCACCTTCCAGTGGTGGGTATTTCGTCGGCTGCGCTGGCTCTGA
- a CDS encoding pyruvate, water dikinase regulatory protein: MKRTAFFISDGTGITAETLGQSLLAQFENISFVKLTRPYIDTEEKARAMVQQINNAAESDGARPIIFDTIVNRDIRAVLAQSNGFMIDIFATFLSPLEQELSADSSYSVGKSHSIGHNSHYMDRIEAVNFALDNDDGARTHYYDKADLILVGVSRCGKTPTCLYMALQYGIRAANYPLTEEDMERLQLPNALKQYKHKLFGLTIDPDRLTAIRNERKPNSRYASFAQCEFEVREVESLFRRENIAYINSTHFSVEEISAKILVEKGVERRFK; encoded by the coding sequence ATGAAACGAACCGCATTCTTCATCTCGGACGGCACCGGTATCACCGCCGAAACCCTGGGCCAAAGCCTTCTGGCACAGTTCGAGAACATCAGCTTCGTCAAACTGACGAGACCGTACATCGATACCGAAGAAAAAGCGCGCGCCATGGTACAGCAAATCAATAATGCTGCCGAGTCGGACGGGGCCCGCCCGATCATCTTCGATACCATCGTGAACCGCGACATCCGGGCGGTCCTGGCGCAATCCAACGGTTTCATGATCGATATCTTCGCCACCTTTCTTTCGCCTCTGGAACAGGAGCTTTCGGCCGACTCGTCCTATTCGGTCGGCAAGTCCCACTCCATCGGCCACAACTCCCACTACATGGATCGCATCGAGGCGGTGAACTTCGCCCTCGACAACGACGACGGCGCCCGCACCCACTACTACGACAAGGCCGACCTGATCCTGGTCGGCGTCTCGCGCTGCGGCAAGACGCCCACCTGCCTGTACATGGCCCTGCAGTATGGCATCCGCGCCGCCAACTACCCGTTGACGGAAGAGGACATGGAGCGCCTGCAACTGCCGAACGCCCTCAAGCAGTACAAGCACAAGCTGTTCGGCCTGACCATCGACCCCGATCGCCTCACCGCGATCCGCAACGAGCGCAAGCCCAACAGTCGCTACGCCAGCTTCGCCCAGTGCGAATTCGAGGTACGCGAGGTCGAAAGCCTGTTCCGCCGCGAAAACATCGCCTACATCAACTCCACGCATTTCTCGGTGGAGGAGATTTCCGCAAAGATCCTCGTCGAAAAAGGCGTGGAACGGCGCTTCAAATAA
- the ppsA gene encoding phosphoenolpyruvate synthase, producing the protein MVEYVVSLDKLGVHDVEHVGGKNASLGEMISNLAGAGVSVPGGFATTAQAYRDFLEQSGLNDRIHAALDALDVDDVNALAKTGAQIRQWVMEAEFPARLDSEIRQAFAALANGNDNLAVAVRSSATAEDLPDASFAGQQETFLNIRGVDNVIRAAKEVFASLFNDRAIAYRVHQGFDHKLVALSAGVQRMVRSETGTAGVMFTLDTESGFRDVVFITGAYGLGETVVQGAVNPDEFYVHKPTLEAGRPAILRRNLGSKAIKMIYGDEAKAGRSVKVVDVDRADRARFALSDAEVTELAKQAMIIEKHYGRPMDIEWAKDGDDGKLYIVQARPETVKSRASATVMERYLLKEKGTVLVEGRAIGQRIGAGPVKVINDVSEMDKVQPGDVLVSDMTDPDWEPVMKRASAIVTNRGGRTCHAAIIARELGIPAVVGCGNATQILQDGQGVTVSCAEGDTGFIFEGELGFDVRKNSVDAMPDLPFKIMMNVGNPDRAFDFAQLPNEGVGLARLEFIINRMIGVHPKALLNFAGLPADIKESVEKRIAGYPDPVGFYVEKLVEGISTLAAAFWPKKVIVRLSDFKSNEYANLIGGKLYEPEEENPMLGFRGASRYISESFRDCFELECRALKKVRNEMGLTNVEIMVPFVRTLGEASQVVELLAGNGLKRGENGLKVIMMCELPSNALLADEFLEFFDGFSIGSNDLTQLTLGLDRDSGIVAHLFDERNPAVKKLLANAIAACNKAGKYIGICGQGPSDHPDLARWLMEQGIESVSLNPDSVLDTWFFLAEGQDQA; encoded by the coding sequence TTGGTAGAGTACGTAGTTTCCCTCGATAAGCTCGGCGTCCATGATGTAGAGCATGTGGGGGGCAAGAACGCATCCCTCGGCGAGATGATCAGCAACCTGGCCGGTGCCGGCGTTTCCGTACCCGGCGGATTTGCCACCACCGCCCAGGCCTACCGTGACTTCCTCGAGCAGAGTGGCCTCAACGACCGTATCCACGCGGCCCTGGACGCCCTGGACGTCGACGACGTCAACGCCCTGGCCAAGACCGGCGCGCAGATCCGCCAGTGGGTGATGGAAGCCGAGTTCCCGGCCCGTCTCGACAGCGAGATCCGCCAGGCCTTCGCCGCCCTGGCCAACGGCAACGACAACCTCGCCGTGGCAGTGCGTTCCTCCGCTACCGCCGAAGACCTTCCGGACGCCTCGTTCGCCGGCCAGCAGGAAACCTTCCTCAATATCCGCGGCGTGGACAATGTGATCCGCGCAGCAAAAGAGGTCTTCGCCTCCCTGTTCAACGACCGCGCCATCGCCTACCGCGTGCACCAGGGCTTCGATCACAAGCTGGTCGCCTTGTCCGCCGGCGTGCAGCGCATGGTCCGCTCGGAAACCGGCACCGCCGGGGTGATGTTCACCCTGGACACCGAATCCGGCTTCCGCGACGTGGTCTTCATCACCGGTGCCTACGGCCTGGGCGAGACCGTGGTTCAGGGCGCGGTGAACCCCGACGAGTTCTACGTCCACAAGCCGACCCTGGAAGCCGGGCGTCCGGCCATCCTGCGCCGCAACCTGGGTAGCAAGGCGATCAAGATGATCTACGGCGACGAAGCCAAGGCCGGTCGCTCGGTCAAGGTAGTGGACGTCGATCGCGCCGATCGCGCCCGCTTCGCCCTGAGCGACGCCGAGGTCACCGAGCTGGCCAAGCAGGCCATGATCATCGAGAAGCACTATGGCCGCCCGATGGACATCGAATGGGCCAAGGACGGTGACGACGGCAAGCTGTACATCGTCCAGGCACGCCCGGAAACCGTGAAGAGCCGCGCCAGCGCCACGGTCATGGAGCGCTACCTGCTGAAAGAGAAGGGGACCGTCCTGGTGGAAGGACGTGCCATCGGCCAGCGCATCGGTGCCGGTCCGGTCAAGGTGATCAACGACGTGTCGGAAATGGACAAGGTCCAACCGGGTGACGTCCTGGTCTCCGACATGACCGACCCGGACTGGGAGCCGGTGATGAAGCGCGCCAGCGCCATCGTCACCAACCGCGGCGGGCGTACCTGCCACGCGGCGATCATCGCTCGCGAACTGGGCATCCCGGCGGTGGTCGGTTGCGGCAACGCCACCCAGATCCTGCAGGATGGGCAGGGGGTGACCGTTTCCTGTGCCGAAGGCGATACCGGCTTCATCTTCGAAGGCGAACTCGGTTTCGATGTGCGCAAGAACTCGGTCGACGCCATGCCCGACCTTCCGTTCAAGATCATGATGAACGTCGGCAATCCCGATCGCGCTTTCGATTTCGCCCAGTTGCCGAACGAAGGCGTGGGCCTGGCCCGCCTCGAATTCATCATCAACCGCATGATCGGCGTGCACCCCAAGGCGTTGCTGAACTTCGCCGGCCTGCCGGCGGACATCAAGGAAAGCGTGGAGAAGCGCATCGCCGGCTATCCCGATCCGGTCGGCTTCTACGTCGAGAAGCTGGTGGAGGGCATCAGCACCCTGGCCGCGGCGTTCTGGCCGAAGAAGGTCATCGTGCGCCTGTCCGACTTCAAGTCCAATGAGTACGCCAACCTGATCGGCGGCAAGCTCTACGAGCCGGAAGAAGAGAATCCGATGCTCGGCTTCCGTGGTGCCTCGCGCTACATCAGCGAGTCGTTCCGCGACTGCTTCGAGCTGGAGTGCCGTGCGCTGAAGAAGGTCCGCAACGAAATGGGCCTGACCAACGTCGAGATCATGGTGCCCTTCGTGCGCACCCTGGGCGAGGCGAGCCAGGTGGTCGAGCTGCTGGCCGGGAACGGCCTGAAGCGCGGCGAGAACGGCCTTAAGGTCATCATGATGTGCGAACTGCCGTCGAACGCCCTGCTGGCCGACGAGTTCCTCGAGTTCTTCGATGGCTTCTCCATCGGTTCCAACGACCTGACCCAGCTGACCCTGGGCCTGGATCGCGATTCCGGCATCGTTGCCCACCTGTTCGACGAGCGCAATCCGGCGGTGAAGAAGCTGCTGGCCAACGCCATCGCTGCCTGCAACAAGGCCGGCAAGTACATCGGCATCTGCGGCCAGGGTCCGTCGGACCACCCGGACCTGGCCCGCTGGCTGATGGAGCAGGGCATCGAGAGCGTCTCGCTGAACCCCGACTCGGTGCTGGATACCTGGTTCTTCCTTGCCGAGGGGCAAGACCAGGCCTGA
- a CDS encoding ATP-dependent zinc protease has protein sequence MKLKPLAPLLCLFIAVPGLSVAAEKTVYGLNEYARINDPDIQLAAKLDTGAKTASLSARDIKRFKRDGETWVRFYLATDNADDTPIEKPLARISKIKRRHGDFNPDEGKAYTARPVIELQVCMGKAIRTIEVNLTDRSAFQYPLLIGSEALKKFDALVDPSLKYSAGKPGCKPDAKPAE, from the coding sequence ATGAAACTCAAGCCCTTAGCTCCCCTGCTCTGCCTATTCATCGCCGTACCAGGCCTGAGCGTAGCCGCCGAAAAGACGGTCTACGGCCTGAACGAATACGCGCGCATCAACGACCCGGACATCCAGCTGGCCGCCAAGCTCGACACCGGCGCCAAGACCGCCTCCCTCAGCGCCCGCGACATCAAGCGTTTCAAGCGCGACGGCGAAACCTGGGTGCGCTTCTACCTGGCCACCGACAACGCCGACGACACCCCGATCGAGAAGCCCCTGGCGCGGATCAGCAAGATCAAGCGCCGCCATGGCGACTTCAACCCCGACGAGGGCAAGGCCTATACCGCCCGTCCGGTGATCGAGCTGCAGGTCTGCATGGGCAAGGCGATTCGCACCATCGAAGTGAACCTGACCGACCGAAGTGCATTCCAATACCCGCTTTTGATCGGCTCGGAGGCCTTGAAGAAATTCGACGCACTGGTCGATCCGAGCTTGAAATACTCGGCCGGGAAACCCGGCTGCAAACCTGATGCAAAACCTGCTGAGTAA